One Vigna unguiculata cultivar IT97K-499-35 chromosome 11, ASM411807v1, whole genome shotgun sequence DNA window includes the following coding sequences:
- the LOC114169343 gene encoding subtilisin-like protease SBT1.6 — MGKQVLKLTLPQLSFSVLFFFIFFSSVCSDQPSKTFIFRVDSHSKPSVFTTHYHWYTSEFAQQDTILHVYDTVFHGFSAFLTPQQVASISTHPSVLAVFEDRRRHLHTTRSPQFLGLRNQRGLWSESDYGSDVIIGVFDTGVWPEHRSFSDLNLGPIPRRWKGACETGARFSPKNCNRKLIGARFFSKGHEAGAASGPLNPINDTVEFRSPRDADGHGTHTASTAAGRYAFQANMSGYASGIAKGVAPKARLAVYKVCWKNAGCFDSDILAAFDNAVADGVDVISISIGGGDGIASPYYLDPIAIGSYGAVSRGVFVSSSAGNDGPSGMSVTNLAPWLTTVGAGTIDRDFPAQVILGNGRKLSGVSLYSGAALSGKMYQLVYPGKSGILGDSLCMENSLDPNLVKGKIVVCDRGSSPRVAKGLVVKKAGGVGMILANGISNGEGLVGDAHLLPACAVGANEGDAIKKYISTSANPTATLDFKGTILGIKPAPVIASFSARGPNGLNPQLLKPDLIAPGVNIIAAWTDAVGPTGLDSDTRRTEFNILSGTSMACPHVSGAAALLKSAHPDWSPAAIRSALMTTATVLDNRNQVMTDEATGNSSTPYDFGAGHLNLGRALDPGLVYDITNNDYVNFLCGIGYGPKVIQVITRTPATCPVRKPSPENLNYPSFVAMFPVSSKGVASKTFIRTVTNVGSANAVYRVSVEAPASGVTVTVKPSRLVFSEAVKKRSYVVTVAGDTRNLKMGQSGAVFGSLTWTDGKHVVRSPIVVTQIEPL, encoded by the coding sequence ATGGGCAAGcaagttttgaaattgactCTTCCCCAATTATCTTTCTCcgtccttttcttcttcattttcttttcctctGTTTGCTCCGATCAACCCTCCAAAACTTTCATCTTCCGTGTGGATTCTCACTCCAAGCCATCGGTGTTTACCACCCACTACCACTGGTACACCTCCGAGTTCGCCCAACAAGACACCATCCTCCACGTATACGACACCGTTTTTCACGGCTTCTCCGCCTTTCTCACGCCCCAACAGGTAGCCTCCATAAGCACCCACCCTTCCGTCCTCGCTGTCTTCGAAGACCGTCGCCGCCACCTCCACACCACGCGCTCGCCGCAGTTCCTCGGCCTCCGCAACCAGCGAGGCCTCTGGTCCGAATCCGACTATGGCTCTGACGTCATCATCGGGGTCTTTGATACCGGCGTCTGGCCGGAGCACCGCAGCTTTTCTGATTTAAACCTCGGCCCCATTCCCCGTCGCTGGAAAGGCGCATGCGAAACCGGCGCCAGATTCTCTCCCAAAAACTGCAACCGTAAGCTCATCGGTGCCAGATTCTTCTCCAAGGGTCACGAAGCTGGCGCGGCTTCCGGTCCTCTCAATCCAATCAACGACACTGTTGAATTCCGTTCCCCTCGCGACGCGGATGGCCATGGCACCCACACCGCTTCAACCGCTGCGGGCCGCTACGCCTTCCAAGCTAACATGTCAGGGTACGCTTCGGGGATCGCTAAGGGAGTGGCTCCGAAAGCGCGATTGGCGGTCTACAAAGTTTGCTGGAAAAACGCTGGCTGCTTCGATTCTGACATCCTCGCTGCATTCGACAACGCCGTCGCTGACGGCGTCGATGTCATTTCGATATCCATAGGCGGTGGTGACGGTATTGCCTCCCCTTATTACCTCGATCCTATCGCAATTGGGTCCTACGGTGCGGTTTCTAGAGGAGTGTTCGTGTCTTCTTCCGCCGGCAACGATGGGCCAAGCGGAATGTCAGTGACCAACCTCGCTCCGTGGTTAACAACAGTGGGAGCAGGCACCATTGACCGTGACTTCCCGGCACAGGTGATTCTAGGCAACGGGAGGAAGCTCTCTGGCGTGTCGCTCTACTCCGGAGCTGCGTTGAGTGGGAAAATGTATCAACTGGTTTACCCTGGGAAATCAGGGATTCTCGGGGACTCCCTTTGCATGGAGAATTCCTTGGATCCGAACCTGGTGAAGGGTAAAATAGTAGTATGCGACAGAGGAAGTAGCCCAAGGGTTGCGAAAGGGTTGGTGGTGAAGAAAGCCGGCGGCGTGGGAATGATTCTGGCGAACGGAATCTCCAACGGCGAAGGACTGGTGGGAGATGCTCATCTTCTTCCTGCATGTGCTGTTGGCGCCAACGAAGGAGATGCAATCAAGAAATACATCTCAACTTCAGCAAACCCAACGGCCACGCTTGATTTCAAAGGCACCATTCTTGGAATCAAACCGGCACCGGTCATTGCTTCTTTCTCGGCCAGAGGACCCAACGGTTTGAACCCTCAGCTACTTAAACCGGATTTGATTGCTCCCGGTGTCAACATCATCGCGGCTTGGACTGACGCTGTTGGCCCGACCGGTTTAGATTCGGATACGAGGAGAACGGAGTTCAACATCTTGTCTGGCACTTCCATGGCTTGCCCTCACGTGAGTGGCGCAGCAGCTTTGCTCAAATCCGCGCACCCTGATTGGAGCCCCGCCGCCATTAGGTCCGCCTTGATGACCACCGCCACCGTCCTCGATAACCGCAACCAGGTCATGACCGACGAAGCCACCGGGAACAGTTCAACTCCTTATGATTTCGGCGCTGGTCATCTTAACCTTGGACGAGCCTTGGATCCTGGGTTGGTCTATGATATCACCAACAATGATTATGTTAATTTCCTTTGTGGTATTGGTTACGGACCCAAGGTTATTCAGGTGATTACTCGCACACCGGCGACTTGTCCGGTGAGAAAACCATCACCGGAGAATCTGAATTACCCTTCCTTTGTTGCCATGTTTCCGGTTTCGTCCAAGGGAGTGGCGTCCAAGACGTTCATTCGAACCGTGACCAACGTGGGGTCCGCCAACGCTGTTTACCGCGTGAGCGTGGAGGCTCCGGCGAGTGGTGTGACCGTGACGGTGAAGCCATCGCGACTGGTGTTCTCTGAGGCGGTGAAGAAGCGAAGCTATGTGGTGACGGTTGCGGGGGATACCCGGAATCTAAAGATGGGTCAATCTGGGGCGGTTTTCGGGTCGCTGACGTGGACGGATGGGAAGCACGTGGTTCGGAGCCCCATTGTCGTTACTCAAATAGAACCGTTATAA
- the LOC114168644 gene encoding actin-depolymerizing factor 5: protein MAMAFKMATTGMWVTDECKNSFMEMKWKKVHRYIVFKIDEKSRLVTVDKVGGPGESYGDLAASLPDDDCRYAVFDFDFVTVDNCRKSKIFFIAWSPTASRIRAKMLYATSKDGLRRALDGISYEVQATDPTEMGFDVIQDRAK from the exons ATGGCGATGGCGTTCAAAATG GCGACTACTGGGATGTGGGTGACGGATGAGTGCAAGAACTCATTCATGGAAATGAAATGGAAGAAGGTGCATAGATACATAGTGTTTAAGATCGATGAAAAGTCAAGGCTTGTGACCGTTGATAAGGTTGGTGGTCCCGGCGAAAGCTACGGTGATCTTGCAGCATCCTTGCCCGACGACGATTGTAGATACGCCGTGTTCGATTTTGATTTTGTCACCGTCGATAACTGCCGGAAGAGCAAGATCTTCTTCATTGCATG GTCTCCAACAGCATCAAGGATAAGAGCAAAGATGCTGTATGCAACATCAAAGGATGGGCTGAGAAGAGCTCTGGATGGAATAAGCTATGAAGTTCAGGCCACTGACCCAACTGAGATGGGATTCGATGTAATTCAAGACAGAGCCAAATAA
- the LOC114169392 gene encoding protein EARLY-RESPONSIVE TO DEHYDRATION 7, chloroplastic-like, with protein sequence MFQQNSFYPQVDSTNPDADSPFSHHSSSSSSIYPSVETENLIREEPNATEAMENVLVTVPGAILHLIEKESSVHLASGNLTISSLGEGDKVVAVLARVGDKVQWPLAKDVAAVKLDESHYFFTLQVPQKQAENGFEVLNYGLTVAAKGQEKVLRELDGVLEKYSFLSKEKVKGVSGWEVLDGSVTTETSPEELKSEEKREVIEERSGAYWTTLAPNVEDYSGRFARWIAAGSGHVIRGILWAGDVTVERLKWGNDFMKKRLEPGSQSQISPQALENMKRVKKLTKMSEKVATGVLSGVVKVSGFFTSSVVNSKPGKKFFSLLPGEIVLATMDGFNKVVDAVEVAGRNVMSTSSSVTTELVSHRYGEQAAQVANEGLDAAGHAIGTAWAVFKLRKALNPKSVIKPTTLAKAAAEANSVKLKAKK encoded by the exons ATGTTTCAACAAAATTCATTCTACCCACAAGTCGATTCCACAAATCCAGACGCTGATTCTCCCTTTTCCCACCATTCATCGTCATCTTCTTCCATTTATCCTTCAGTAGAAACAGAGAATCTCATTAGAGAAGAGCCAAACGCGACAGAAGCCATGGAAAACGTTCTCGTCACGGTTCCGGGTGCGATTCTGCATCTCATAGAAAAGGAGTCAAGCGTGCACCTCGCTTCGGGGAACCTCACCATATCCAGCCTCGGAGAAGGGGACAAAGTGGTGGCTGTTCTCGCTCGCGTCGGCGATAAGGTTCAGTGGCCGTTGGCCAAGGACGTGGCGGCGGTGAAGCTGGACGAGTCGCACTACTTCTTCACGCTGCAAGTTCCACAGAAACAGGCGGAGAACGGATTTGAGGTGCTGAATTATGGGTTGACGGTGGCGGCGAAGGGGCAAGAGAAGGTGCTGAGGGAACTGGACGGGGTTCTGGAGAAGTATAGCTTTCTGTCGAAGGAGAAAGTGAAGGGTGTGAGTGGATGGGAGGTGTTGGATGGTTCAGTCACAACAGAGACATCACCTGAAGAATTAAAATCAGAGGAGAAGAGGGAAGTGATCGAAGAGCGTTCTGGTGCTTATTGGACGACGTTGGCGCCAAACGTGGAGGATTACAGTGGGCGTTTTGCGAGGTGGATTGCTGCCGGGTCGGGTCATGTTATCAGGGGGATTTTGTGGGCTGGGGATGTTACTGTGGAGAGGTTGAAGTGGGGGAATGATTTCATGAAGAAGAGATTGGAGCCTGGTTCCCAGTCCCAGATTAGTCCTCAGGCATTGGAGAATATGAAAAGGGTGAAGAAGTTGACCAAGATGTCAGAGAAAGTAGCCACCGGTGTCCTCTCTGGGGTTGTCAAAGTGTCGGGATTCTTCACAAGCTCTGTAGTCAACTCCAAACCCGGAAAGAAGTTCTTTAGTCTTCTTCCTGGAGAAATCGTCCTTGCTACCATGGATGGATTCA ATAAGGTGGTGGATGCTGTAGAAGTAGCTGGGAGGAATGTTATGTCCACTTCGTCATCTGTGACCACTGAACTCGTTTCACATAG GTATGGAGAGCAAGCAGCCCAGGTTGCTAATGAAGGCCTTGACGCCGCAGGGCATGCAATTGGGACAGCTTGGgcagtgttcaaacttaggaaGGCACTCAACCCCAAGAGTGTGATCAAGCCAACAACACTAGCCAAAGCTGCTGCTGAAGCAAATTCTGTCAAACTGAAGGCTAAGAAATGA